From Streptomyces durmitorensis, a single genomic window includes:
- a CDS encoding response regulator, whose product MTTVLIVDDQPMQRFGFRMLLESQDDMRVVGEAGNGSEAVRMTAELHPDVALMDIRMPGLDGIEATRRIVAAGDRTRVLILTTFDLDEYAYAGLRAGASGFLIKDALPEELLSGIRAVATGDAVVSPSLTRRLLDAYADHLPTRTGADTDAPARDPRLASLTEREREILTVIGQGWTNAEIAGRLHVAESTVKTHVGRILAKTGARDRVQAVILAYDTKLVSPE is encoded by the coding sequence GTGACGACCGTGCTCATCGTCGACGACCAACCGATGCAACGCTTCGGCTTCCGCATGCTCCTGGAGAGCCAGGACGACATGAGGGTGGTGGGAGAGGCCGGCAACGGCAGCGAGGCGGTCCGCATGACCGCCGAACTCCACCCGGACGTGGCCCTGATGGACATCCGCATGCCGGGCCTGGACGGCATCGAGGCCACACGCCGCATCGTGGCGGCGGGCGACCGCACCCGGGTTCTGATCCTCACCACGTTCGACCTGGACGAATACGCGTACGCGGGCCTGCGCGCGGGAGCCTCGGGCTTCCTCATCAAGGACGCGCTCCCGGAGGAGCTCCTCTCCGGCATCCGCGCGGTCGCCACAGGAGACGCGGTCGTGTCCCCCAGCCTGACCCGCCGCCTCCTCGACGCATACGCCGATCACTTGCCGACGCGTACGGGTGCGGACACCGACGCCCCAGCCCGGGACCCGCGCCTGGCGTCGCTGACGGAGCGGGAGCGCGAAATCCTGACGGTCATCGGGCAGGGATGGACGAATGCGGAGATCGCGGGGCGGCTGCACGTCGCGGAGTCGACGGTGAAGACGCATGTGGGACGCATTCTCGCGAAGACGGGCGCGAGGGACCGGGTGCAGGCGGTGATTCTCGCGTACGACACGAAATTGGTGAGCCCGGAGTAA